The following proteins are encoded in a genomic region of Lactiplantibacillus plantarum:
- a CDS encoding LiaF transmembrane domain-containing protein, whose translation MHKNWFWPVFLIASAVVLIVSQLGLFTLHVSIWSLLLTLILVAALISSLRYLNMPGVVFAIAFLTMIYAQPLGITKLVPWTILGAAVLLSIGLGLLIHPRYQYHYRYHNHDHAHYNHHNHDDVHESTSTINDDHVNLDLSLGNSIRYVHSENFRSADLNVSMAGAKIYFDDADIKEGRATINVDVSLGSLELYLPQTWQLQENLSNSMGHISSTGTPTTAGPGVILTGSVSLGELRIIYI comes from the coding sequence ATGCATAAAAATTGGTTTTGGCCCGTCTTCTTAATTGCCAGCGCCGTTGTTCTTATCGTTAGTCAACTCGGTCTCTTCACGCTCCACGTCAGCATCTGGAGTCTCTTGTTAACATTGATTCTAGTTGCGGCTTTAATTAGTAGCCTTCGTTACTTGAATATGCCGGGCGTCGTCTTCGCTATCGCATTCTTAACCATGATCTATGCGCAACCACTTGGAATCACTAAGCTCGTACCATGGACAATTTTAGGGGCTGCCGTATTACTCAGCATTGGTTTGGGTCTTTTGATTCATCCCCGTTATCAATATCATTATCGCTATCACAACCATGATCATGCTCATTACAATCATCATAACCACGATGACGTCCATGAATCAACGAGCACAATCAACGATGACCATGTTAATTTAGATCTCTCACTAGGCAACAGTATCCGCTACGTTCACAGCGAAAATTTTCGTTCTGCGGATCTGAACGTATCAATGGCTGGTGCCAAAATCTACTTCGATGACGCTGACATCAAAGAAGGCCGAGCAACCATCAATGTCGACGTTTCATTAGGTAGCCTTGAGTTATACCTCCCTCAAACTTGGCAGCTACAGGAAAATCTCAGCAACTCAATGGGCCACATCTCATCGACAGGTACACCGACCACTGCTGGCCCGGGTGTCATACTAACCGGCAGCGTCTCGCTTGGTGAATTACGAATTATCTATATCTAA
- a CDS encoding LytTR family DNA-binding domain-containing protein, translating to MQVNIETEPDTSIPTVTLHVPVDYPETAALTAALKNLSIEAATLTVSQRGQLVQLPLTSILFIEATGHQVAAHTLDNVYRVPKSLTAVGTGLPAYFLRVSKSAIVNTKQVYSLTKTLTGNLIAFHHSPKQLYASRRYYRQLKISLEQKGLL from the coding sequence ATGCAAGTGAACATTGAAACGGAGCCCGACACCTCAATTCCAACCGTCACACTGCATGTTCCAGTCGACTACCCCGAAACGGCCGCCCTCACTGCTGCTCTCAAAAATCTTTCAATTGAGGCCGCTACGTTAACCGTTTCACAACGTGGTCAACTCGTACAGTTACCGCTTACTTCGATCCTATTCATCGAAGCAACTGGTCACCAGGTCGCCGCCCATACGCTGGATAATGTTTATCGTGTTCCCAAGTCGCTGACCGCTGTGGGCACAGGCTTACCTGCTTACTTTCTTCGCGTCTCCAAATCTGCCATTGTCAATACCAAACAAGTCTATTCCTTAACCAAGACATTGACCGGGAACTTGATTGCGTTTCACCACTCACCTAAACAACTGTACGCTTCAAGACGCTACTATCGCCAACTCAAAATAAGTCTTGAACAGAAAGGACTGTTATAA
- a CDS encoding HesB/YadR/YfhF family protein: MKITITDLASKWFHDDMGVTTGNGVRFYGKTYGKTAVHSGFSIGIMRDDEPHQPIAMVEKDGVNYYVNDRDEWFFKGYDLTVDYDEQNDGPKYDYTPNNE; the protein is encoded by the coding sequence ATGAAAATAACAATTACAGATTTGGCCAGTAAGTGGTTTCATGATGACATGGGTGTAACCACTGGTAATGGGGTGCGCTTTTACGGCAAAACTTATGGCAAGACAGCAGTTCACAGTGGCTTCTCAATCGGGATCATGCGTGATGACGAACCCCATCAACCGATTGCCATGGTTGAAAAGGATGGTGTCAATTACTATGTCAACGACCGTGATGAATGGTTCTTTAAGGGCTATGATCTCACAGTTGATTATGATGAACAAAATGACGGCCCGAAGTATGACTACACGCCCAATAACGAGTAG
- a CDS encoding YfhO family protein yields the protein MKLRRFFDKRTWPLWISFWLPLLIMTGYFIYRHMAPFGSSSLLTVDLGQQYVDLFSYFRHTLLHDPSAFFYSFSKTIGGEMVGVWAYYLMSPFNLIYLLFPGQSITTGIFIVTVLKYGFAGLSFAWLLTKTQTQKGWLVPTFSTAYALMGWMVANQLNMIWLDTVAILPLVILGLERLFTTGKVRYFAGWLAVMLIDNYYMGYMVILFSCLYWLYGATKYWQNVKTLATHALKFAWGGLLGVAFSAWLLLPTFWALIQSKAQYNVTKVHWKLEYAPWKMLAKFVTGTFNFDQMPSGQPNFYVAWLAVLAFVLFFLRRQFKWSVKLSALIVTATLILSFCYEPLDLLWHAGQFPVWYPYRFSFVFCFWVVWIGAQALTDKITIKLWQALTMLALLVGLFTTIYLNIKKVTYVTQANLLITIGLAAITLIFLTLPKERRLIYQIVALILVATDMSINVVASLNNISYVSQSEFGKYTQVLDNAVNKIKASNNRFYRIGKTFTRTKDDPMQAAYNGADHFSSTFESIIPNFFGSIGQPDGDGVVAYTNGTMITDSLLDMQYFMDKTVPTSQTDNANYRSYIPVTSTKKDLTNYQKSAKLSTNKVTTYKNPYALGLGFAASDKITSLKVSKTTGDPIARQELIYQTLANRSTSGLISAENFNEVVFQNVKKVTTLTGAVLNKQNLAKTGSVYFKFTPTTNDSYYITLGQNLTTSNASYYINGKELKQYPTYRHTIAVNVASNSKGKTVTFGIQMKKTSLWLQNFTLYKLDNTQFKKSAQKLQQSPWNITAHSSRKITGTINIKHRHQVLMTTIPYSKGWHATVDGKSVATKKVINTFVAVPLSKGKHTVTLTYRPPFLITGSLITGISALATAGWFIVRRRRHHA from the coding sequence TTGAAACTCCGTCGTTTTTTTGACAAGCGCACATGGCCATTATGGATCAGCTTTTGGTTACCTTTACTGATCATGACCGGTTATTTTATTTATCGGCACATGGCTCCCTTTGGATCAAGCAGTCTGTTAACGGTCGATTTAGGCCAACAATACGTTGACTTGTTTTCCTATTTCCGGCATACCCTACTGCACGATCCGAGTGCTTTCTTCTATTCCTTCTCCAAAACGATTGGTGGCGAGATGGTTGGGGTCTGGGCTTATTACTTAATGAGTCCCTTTAATTTAATCTACTTACTATTCCCTGGTCAATCAATCACTACCGGCATTTTTATCGTCACTGTACTAAAGTATGGTTTCGCAGGGCTATCCTTCGCCTGGCTACTAACTAAAACGCAGACGCAAAAGGGTTGGTTGGTGCCAACTTTCAGTACCGCATACGCACTGATGGGCTGGATGGTCGCCAATCAGCTCAACATGATCTGGTTAGACACGGTCGCCATTTTACCATTGGTCATTTTGGGACTGGAACGCTTGTTTACAACTGGTAAAGTCCGTTACTTCGCTGGCTGGCTGGCCGTCATGCTAATTGACAACTATTATATGGGCTACATGGTCATTTTATTCAGTTGTTTATACTGGTTGTATGGCGCAACTAAGTATTGGCAAAACGTGAAGACCTTAGCAACTCACGCCCTCAAATTTGCTTGGGGTGGTCTGCTAGGTGTCGCATTCTCCGCATGGTTGCTATTACCAACTTTCTGGGCGCTCATTCAAAGTAAGGCTCAATATAATGTGACCAAGGTTCATTGGAAACTTGAATACGCGCCCTGGAAAATGTTAGCTAAGTTCGTCACCGGTACTTTCAACTTCGATCAGATGCCATCCGGTCAACCGAACTTTTACGTGGCATGGTTAGCAGTTCTCGCCTTTGTGCTCTTCTTCTTACGGCGCCAGTTCAAATGGTCCGTGAAGTTGAGCGCCTTGATTGTAACCGCGACGCTTATCTTATCATTTTGTTACGAACCACTTGATTTATTGTGGCATGCGGGCCAATTTCCAGTTTGGTACCCTTACCGCTTCTCCTTTGTCTTTTGTTTCTGGGTCGTCTGGATTGGTGCCCAAGCACTGACAGACAAAATAACGATCAAACTGTGGCAAGCGCTAACGATGCTCGCATTGCTGGTCGGTTTGTTTACAACCATTTACTTGAACATTAAGAAAGTCACCTACGTCACCCAAGCTAATCTCTTAATTACAATTGGCTTGGCAGCAATTACATTGATTTTCTTAACGTTGCCTAAGGAACGACGTCTCATTTATCAAATCGTCGCGTTAATTTTAGTTGCGACTGATATGTCGATCAACGTGGTCGCTTCATTAAATAATATTTCCTACGTGTCACAAAGTGAGTTTGGTAAATACACGCAAGTCCTTGACAATGCCGTCAACAAAATTAAAGCTAGCAACAATCGTTTTTATCGAATTGGTAAGACGTTTACACGAACTAAAGACGATCCGATGCAGGCGGCCTATAACGGTGCTGATCATTTCAGTTCGACCTTCGAAAGTATTATCCCTAACTTTTTCGGTTCAATTGGTCAGCCGGATGGGGACGGTGTGGTCGCCTACACCAACGGGACCATGATTACCGATTCGTTACTGGACATGCAGTACTTTATGGATAAAACAGTACCGACATCCCAGACTGATAACGCGAACTATCGTAGCTACATTCCGGTCACCAGTACCAAGAAAGATCTGACGAATTACCAAAAATCGGCAAAGCTCAGCACTAACAAAGTCACGACCTACAAAAATCCATACGCCCTGGGTCTTGGTTTCGCAGCGTCTGACAAGATTACTAGCTTGAAAGTCTCCAAAACAACTGGCGATCCGATTGCCCGGCAAGAGTTGATTTACCAAACCTTAGCAAATCGTTCAACCAGCGGCTTGATCAGTGCCGAAAACTTTAACGAAGTGGTCTTCCAAAACGTTAAGAAGGTCACGACGTTAACTGGCGCCGTCTTGAACAAACAAAATTTAGCGAAAACGGGGTCGGTTTACTTTAAGTTCACGCCGACAACCAATGATTCCTACTACATCACACTCGGGCAAAATCTAACTACTTCGAATGCGAGTTACTACATTAACGGTAAGGAACTCAAGCAGTACCCAACTTACCGGCACACGATCGCTGTTAACGTTGCATCAAATAGCAAGGGCAAGACCGTGACCTTCGGGATTCAGATGAAGAAGACTTCTCTCTGGTTACAAAACTTCACCCTCTACAAGTTGGATAATACCCAATTCAAGAAGTCGGCGCAGAAACTCCAGCAATCCCCTTGGAACATTACGGCCCACTCAAGTCGTAAGATTACTGGTACAATCAACATCAAGCATCGTCACCAAGTTTTGATGACGACCATTCCTTACTCCAAGGGTTGGCATGCCACTGTTGATGGAAAATCCGTCGCAACTAAGAAAGTGATTAATACCTTTGTTGCTGTCCCATTAAGTAAGGGCAAGCATACGGTCACCTTGACGTATCGACCGCCATTCTTAATCACTGGTAGTCTGATTACTGGGATTAGTGCCCTCGCAACGGCTGGTTGGTTTATCGTCCGGCGTCGACGCCACCACGCCTAG
- a CDS encoding peptidoglycan D,D-transpeptidase FtsI family protein — MKLFKKITINRDPNKSHIPFRLNFLFFIVFLLFAALIAQLAYLQVDYGQKFRSTVNSANNTTATGNVQRGSIYDSTGRVLVGNKSHQAIQYTKGLSVASTKMYEVANKLGEYLTIPTDTLTDRNLADYYLAGAANLKSVAKKVKTSSDDDVLYAREVAYAEKHIINNLTSTQKNAAAIYYKMSSAYSLSTVNIKSTGVTSTELAEIGEHQSEMPGVKVGTSWTRSYPNGTDLSSVLGTVTTEKQGLPSDSIKTLLAEGYSRDDSVGQSQLEKQYENVLRGTKSQTEVKTQDGVIQKEIKKYGGQKGDNVQLTINSKFQKKVQSIIMSEAKTVGSSNAYSPGAYAVVMNPSTGAIYALAGASRNLSTGKVTENALGTINQSFVMGSVVKGATVMGALQDGVITPTNSTLTDTPIKLAGTATKSSWFNKNGGTSLSLNASTAMEVSSNSYMMQLAMKEGNFSYASGKALTMSNSVFSKLRGYFNEFGLGVKTGIDLPGEASGYQGSSAQKDIGKALDLSYGNYDAYTTIQLAQYIATMANGGQRIAPHIVSAITGTKSNGSQGAVKTNVKPRVLNTIDVPSSYFDVVHQGYWDVVHGSMTQRTGSALASLSPAVAAKSGTAETFHGTTSTETLSLVTYAPYKNPKVVIAVAFPGITATSGDYNMVVAKQIYAAFWKYYNK; from the coding sequence TTGAAATTGTTTAAGAAAATTACGATAAATCGTGATCCCAACAAGTCGCATATTCCATTTCGGCTGAACTTCTTGTTTTTCATCGTTTTCTTGTTATTTGCTGCGTTGATTGCGCAGTTAGCTTACTTACAAGTTGACTACGGACAGAAGTTCCGAAGTACAGTGAATTCAGCCAATAATACGACGGCAACGGGAAACGTTCAACGGGGATCGATTTATGATTCAACCGGTCGGGTCTTAGTGGGAAACAAATCCCACCAAGCGATTCAATACACGAAGGGGCTGTCAGTTGCGTCGACTAAGATGTACGAAGTGGCGAATAAGTTAGGTGAGTACTTAACCATTCCAACGGATACATTAACGGATCGGAACTTGGCTGATTATTACTTAGCGGGGGCGGCTAATTTAAAGTCGGTTGCTAAGAAGGTTAAAACGTCTAGCGACGATGATGTTTTGTACGCACGGGAAGTCGCCTATGCGGAAAAACATATCATTAATAATTTAACGTCTACGCAAAAGAATGCGGCGGCGATTTATTATAAGATGAGTTCGGCGTACTCGCTGTCAACGGTCAATATCAAATCGACTGGTGTGACGAGTACGGAGCTTGCTGAAATCGGTGAGCACCAATCCGAAATGCCAGGAGTTAAGGTCGGAACGAGTTGGACTCGGAGTTATCCTAATGGGACTGACTTGAGTAGTGTGCTCGGGACAGTTACGACCGAAAAGCAAGGGCTACCGAGTGATAGCATTAAAACCTTGCTGGCAGAAGGCTATTCTCGTGATGATTCGGTTGGTCAGAGCCAATTGGAAAAGCAGTACGAAAATGTCCTTCGTGGAACCAAGTCACAGACTGAGGTCAAGACGCAGGATGGGGTCATTCAAAAGGAGATTAAGAAGTACGGTGGCCAGAAGGGTGACAACGTTCAGCTGACGATTAATTCGAAGTTCCAGAAAAAGGTTCAAAGTATCATTATGTCTGAAGCCAAAACGGTGGGGAGTAGCAATGCCTACTCGCCAGGAGCCTATGCTGTTGTAATGAACCCTAGCACTGGTGCCATTTATGCGTTAGCAGGTGCCAGCCGGAATCTATCCACTGGTAAAGTGACTGAAAATGCGTTGGGAACCATCAACCAATCCTTCGTTATGGGGTCGGTCGTTAAGGGTGCTACGGTCATGGGTGCCTTGCAAGATGGTGTGATTACACCCACGAATAGTACTTTGACCGATACGCCGATCAAGTTAGCCGGAACGGCCACCAAGTCGTCATGGTTTAACAAGAATGGTGGAACTAGTCTGAGTCTTAACGCTTCGACTGCCATGGAAGTTTCTTCTAACTCCTATATGATGCAATTAGCCATGAAGGAAGGTAACTTCAGCTATGCGTCTGGGAAAGCCTTGACGATGTCTAATTCGGTCTTCTCTAAACTTCGTGGTTATTTTAACGAGTTTGGCTTAGGTGTTAAGACCGGGATCGACTTGCCGGGTGAAGCCTCAGGTTACCAAGGTTCTTCGGCACAGAAGGATATTGGTAAAGCGTTAGACTTGTCCTACGGGAACTACGATGCTTACACGACTATTCAGCTGGCGCAATACATTGCGACAATGGCAAATGGTGGGCAACGCATTGCACCACACATCGTTTCCGCTATTACTGGGACTAAATCTAACGGGTCCCAAGGGGCTGTTAAGACTAATGTTAAGCCACGTGTCCTGAATACCATTGACGTCCCATCCTCATACTTTGATGTCGTACACCAAGGGTATTGGGATGTGGTCCATGGGAGTATGACGCAGCGGACGGGGAGTGCACTAGCTAGTTTATCACCAGCGGTTGCAGCTAAGTCCGGGACTGCCGAGACATTCCACGGAACGACATCTACTGAAACGTTAAGTTTGGTGACTTATGCGCCTTATAAGAACCCTAAAGTAGTGATAGCGGTTGCCTTTCCAGGAATTACTGCTACTAGTGGTGATTATAATATGGTCGTTGCTAAGCAAATTTATGCAGCGTTCTGGAAGTATTATAACAAGTAA
- the rpmG gene encoding 50S ribosomal protein L33, with protein MRVHITLECTECHERNYLSSKNRRNNPDRVEFKKYCPREHKVTLHRETK; from the coding sequence ATGCGGGTACACATTACACTTGAATGTACAGAATGCCATGAACGCAACTACTTATCTTCAAAGAACCGCCGGAACAATCCGGACCGGGTTGAATTTAAGAAGTATTGTCCACGGGAACACAAAGTGACATTACATCGTGAAACAAAATAA
- a CDS encoding 5-formyltetrahydrofolate cyclo-ligase, with protein MEKKAFRKQQLGRLSQMTPADRQRQNQALQTQLFASPTWQTAQVIAMTISSDIEVATRPLIEQAWAEGKMVVIPKTLPHRQMAFYPYQATDRLERTSFGIPEPVTGEPVAKQQIDLILVPGLGYSRDRHARIGFGGGYYDRYLADYPGKKLTLAYDEMAFEHAEWPVDQYDVLLDELLVAGDEQHDEN; from the coding sequence GTGGAGAAAAAAGCATTTCGTAAGCAACAGCTTGGGCGATTAAGCCAAATGACGCCGGCTGACCGGCAACGGCAAAACCAGGCGTTACAGACTCAATTATTTGCAAGCCCAACATGGCAAACTGCCCAGGTCATTGCCATGACAATTAGTAGTGACATCGAAGTAGCGACGCGCCCACTTATTGAACAAGCTTGGGCGGAGGGCAAAATGGTGGTTATTCCAAAAACGCTGCCGCATCGTCAAATGGCTTTTTATCCTTACCAAGCGACTGATCGACTTGAGCGAACGTCTTTTGGAATCCCAGAGCCCGTCACGGGTGAACCAGTCGCCAAGCAACAGATCGATCTGATCTTAGTTCCTGGTCTTGGGTACAGCCGTGACCGGCACGCCCGGATTGGATTTGGTGGTGGCTACTACGATCGTTACCTCGCTGATTATCCGGGTAAGAAGTTGACACTGGCTTATGACGAGATGGCTTTTGAACACGCTGAATGGCCGGTTGATCAATATGACGTCTTGTTAGACGAACTCTTGGTAGCAGGGGATGAACAACATGATGAGAATTAA
- a CDS encoding rhomboid family intramembrane serine protease, with protein sequence MMRIKRWWQTEPAITQVLLGITVAVFLVEWLMGDGAMLVFNSLGAKNNQAIAAGQWWRLVTPMFLHMGLTHIALNGVVIYFMGMQIEAMYGHWRMLAIYILGGISGNIMSFALSNNQSVGASTACFALFGAFLTIGESFWENPVIRQLTNQFLLLTVLNLVFDMFSNGIDIWGHVGGLVGGFLLGYLLGVPRIGKIAPLKRIVATVILVIGWLALLKMGFTNANLTV encoded by the coding sequence ATGATGAGAATTAAACGCTGGTGGCAAACTGAACCGGCTATCACGCAGGTGCTACTTGGAATTACTGTGGCAGTCTTCTTAGTCGAGTGGCTGATGGGCGACGGCGCCATGCTGGTTTTTAATTCACTAGGTGCTAAGAACAATCAAGCAATTGCGGCCGGCCAGTGGTGGCGATTGGTGACGCCGATGTTTTTACATATGGGACTTACCCATATTGCACTGAATGGTGTCGTTATTTATTTTATGGGCATGCAAATTGAAGCAATGTATGGTCATTGGCGGATGCTGGCAATTTATATTTTGGGTGGCATTAGTGGTAACATTATGAGTTTCGCGTTATCCAATAATCAGTCAGTAGGGGCCAGTACGGCGTGTTTCGCACTCTTTGGTGCCTTTTTGACGATTGGGGAATCGTTCTGGGAAAATCCAGTGATTCGCCAGCTCACGAACCAATTTTTACTACTAACCGTTTTGAATTTAGTATTCGATATGTTCTCGAATGGCATTGATATCTGGGGACATGTCGGGGGTCTAGTTGGTGGCTTTTTGTTAGGCTATCTGCTGGGTGTACCACGAATTGGCAAGATTGCGCCGCTGAAACGAATTGTGGCAACGGTTATTCTAGTCATTGGCTGGTTAGCTTTATTAAAAATGGGTTTTACAAATGCTAATTTAACTGTATAA
- a CDS encoding YqgQ family protein has product MKTLYDVQQLLKKFGVYVYVGKRIWDIELMAIEIDHLYQAGVIDPKMYARVKLVLSHEHRIEAERAREDAAHD; this is encoded by the coding sequence ATGAAAACACTTTACGACGTCCAACAATTACTTAAAAAATTTGGCGTGTACGTGTACGTAGGCAAGCGAATTTGGGATATTGAGTTAATGGCCATTGAGATCGATCATCTCTATCAAGCTGGTGTCATTGACCCGAAGATGTATGCCCGCGTCAAGCTCGTATTGAGCCATGAGCACCGGATAGAAGCAGAACGCGCCCGTGAAGACGCGGCGCATGACTAA
- a CDS encoding ROK family glucokinase, producing the protein MERKLIGVDLGGTTTKFAILTENGDIQQKWSIETTILDEGAHIVPNIIDSINHHIELYKMDRSQFIGIGMGTPGTVDLDNGTVIGAYNLNWKTLQPVKAQIEKGTGIKFTLDNDANVAALGERWKGAGENGSDVVFVTLGTGVGGGIIADGRLLHGIAGGAGEIGHVTVEPNGYMCTCGKKGCLEQYASATGVVHVARDMAEEFSGASKLKQLLDNGEEISSKITFDLAKEGDVLAKRVVDRVSYYLGLALANVGNTMNPSSIIIGGGVSAAGDFLLDQVISYFNQFTFPTIRDTTALKLAVLGNDAGVIGAGSLAQRFI; encoded by the coding sequence ATGGAGCGTAAGTTAATCGGAGTCGACCTTGGTGGGACGACAACTAAGTTTGCCATTTTAACAGAAAATGGTGATATTCAACAAAAGTGGAGTATTGAAACCACGATTTTAGATGAAGGGGCCCACATTGTGCCTAACATCATCGATTCCATCAACCACCACATTGAGTTATATAAGATGGACCGTTCTCAATTTATCGGAATTGGAATGGGGACTCCCGGGACCGTTGATTTGGATAATGGTACGGTTATCGGTGCCTACAACTTAAACTGGAAGACCTTACAACCAGTTAAGGCTCAAATCGAAAAGGGAACTGGCATCAAATTTACGCTGGATAACGACGCTAACGTTGCTGCACTTGGCGAACGTTGGAAGGGCGCTGGCGAAAACGGTAGTGACGTTGTCTTTGTAACGCTTGGAACTGGTGTTGGCGGTGGGATCATCGCCGATGGCCGTTTACTCCATGGTATTGCCGGTGGTGCCGGTGAAATTGGTCACGTAACGGTTGAACCAAACGGCTACATGTGTACTTGTGGTAAGAAAGGTTGTTTGGAACAATACGCTTCTGCAACTGGTGTCGTTCACGTTGCTCGCGATATGGCAGAAGAATTCTCTGGTGCTTCTAAGTTGAAACAATTATTAGACAACGGTGAAGAAATTAGTTCAAAGATCACTTTCGATTTAGCTAAAGAAGGCGATGTCTTGGCTAAACGCGTTGTTGATCGGGTTTCTTATTACTTAGGCTTGGCATTAGCTAATGTCGGGAACACGATGAACCCATCTTCAATCATTATCGGTGGTGGGGTTTCAGCTGCTGGTGATTTCTTATTAGATCAAGTCATCAGTTACTTTAACCAATTCACATTCCCAACGATTCGCGACACGACTGCTTTGAAGTTAGCGGTCTTAGGTAACGACGCTGGTGTTATCGGAGCAGGTTCATTGGCCCAACGGTTTATTTAA
- a CDS encoding Type 1 glutamine amidotransferase-like domain-containing protein, with protein MVKLLLSSRAFSTVAVTDAFFTLVAPVAKNSARIVIIVNSVSTGKNHPQMVALQQTVQQLGYAHVQLLDVLTDDLAALNTATVIILNGGYEFLLLKNLRETHVLERLRTLALAGKPIYGISAGAILLGPDLDLYAYLYPEDNTEQLASTTAINATTIRIYPHYDVHCEVKPQLPQLITDWEHKTGVTVKRLTNNQGLLVHGSQIKMIDSDS; from the coding sequence ATGGTAAAGTTATTATTGTCTTCACGGGCGTTTAGCACTGTGGCCGTAACGGACGCCTTTTTCACTTTAGTGGCGCCGGTGGCTAAGAACAGTGCGAGAATTGTGATTATTGTCAATTCGGTCAGCACGGGTAAAAATCACCCCCAAATGGTGGCACTACAACAAACGGTTCAGCAGCTTGGATATGCGCACGTGCAGCTCCTAGATGTATTGACGGATGATTTGGCCGCATTGAATACGGCAACGGTCATTATTTTGAATGGTGGCTACGAGTTTTTACTGTTGAAGAATCTGCGTGAAACGCACGTGCTGGAACGACTGAGGACTCTCGCGCTGGCGGGCAAGCCAATCTACGGTATTAGCGCCGGGGCCATCTTGTTAGGCCCGGATTTAGACCTGTACGCCTATTTATACCCGGAGGACAACACCGAGCAACTGGCAAGCACAACAGCCATCAATGCGACGACGATCCGTATTTATCCGCATTATGATGTTCATTGTGAAGTAAAGCCGCAATTGCCGCAGTTGATCACCGACTGGGAACATAAGACGGGCGTTACGGTCAAACGGTTGACTAACAATCAGGGATTACTGGTGCATGGTAGTCAGATTAAGATGATCGATTCGGATTCATAA
- a CDS encoding rhodanese-like domain-containing protein: MVLGALSGMAYVNIVLVIIIAAYFIYELYSYIRRRQVSTMLDEEAFQAGMRKAQVIDLREKKEFDAGHILGARNIPFNSLKVRMNELRKDMPIYVYDQTHTLSTRAVVTLAKNGYSQLYILKPGYARWEGKTKKAKY, encoded by the coding sequence GTGGTTTTAGGTGCATTGAGCGGCATGGCGTATGTTAACATCGTGTTAGTTATCATAATCGCGGCCTACTTTATTTATGAGTTGTATAGTTACATTCGACGGCGTCAGGTGTCCACGATGTTGGACGAAGAAGCGTTTCAGGCGGGAATGCGTAAGGCGCAAGTGATTGATTTGCGTGAAAAGAAAGAGTTTGACGCTGGTCATATTCTGGGGGCTCGGAATATTCCGTTCAACAGTTTGAAAGTTCGGATGAACGAACTTCGCAAGGATATGCCAATCTACGTTTACGATCAAACCCATACGTTAAGTACACGGGCCGTCGTCACATTAGCTAAGAATGGTTATTCACAGCTATACATTTTAAAACCCGGTTACGCACGTTGGGAAGGTAAGACGAAAAAAGCGAAGTATTAA
- a CDS encoding DUF3042 family protein gives MKSFTRGFLFGVVATAGAVIGSVLSFKKQVVDPIEDQENKFEENRKKAMRKSRSAHNG, from the coding sequence ATGAAATCATTTACCCGTGGCTTCTTGTTTGGGGTCGTCGCAACTGCTGGTGCCGTAATTGGCTCCGTCTTATCATTTAAGAAGCAAGTTGTTGATCCAATCGAAGACCAAGAAAACAAATTCGAAGAAAACCGGAAAAAGGCGATGCGCAAGAGCCGCTCAGCTCACAACGGTTAA